The following are encoded in a window of Citrobacter freundii genomic DNA:
- a CDS encoding SDR family oxidoreductase has protein sequence MGIALVTGGSRGIGRATALQLAEEGYTVAVNFHHNIRAATEVVNHIASAGGKAFALRADISDESQVVAMFEAIDREGEPLAALVNNAGILFEQSTVENFTAERINRVMATNVTGYFLCCREAVKRMSLKHGGKGGAIVNVSSAASRLGAPFEYIDYAASKGAVDTLTTGLALEVAAQGIRVNGVRPGLIYTDMHASGGEPGRVDRVKSMLPMQRGGQPEEVAQAITWLLSEKASYVTGSFLELAGGK, from the coding sequence ATGGGAATCGCACTTGTTACTGGCGGAAGTCGCGGTATTGGGCGCGCAACCGCGCTACAGCTGGCAGAAGAGGGTTACACCGTTGCGGTTAACTTCCATCACAATATTCGTGCCGCAACCGAGGTGGTGAATCACATTGCGTCAGCAGGCGGCAAAGCATTTGCCCTGCGGGCGGATATCAGCGATGAAAGCCAGGTTGTGGCAATGTTTGAGGCGATCGACCGAGAAGGTGAACCACTGGCTGCGCTGGTGAATAATGCCGGGATTTTGTTCGAGCAGAGCACGGTAGAAAACTTTACTGCCGAACGCATCAACCGCGTAATGGCAACCAACGTTACCGGCTATTTCCTGTGTTGTCGGGAAGCGGTTAAGCGGATGTCGTTGAAGCATGGCGGTAAGGGCGGGGCGATTGTTAACGTCTCGTCAGCAGCATCAAGGCTGGGTGCTCCATTCGAATATATCGACTATGCAGCGTCGAAAGGGGCGGTAGATACGTTGACGACGGGGTTAGCGCTGGAGGTGGCGGCGCAGGGTATCCGTGTGAACGGCGTGCGTCCTGGCCTAATCTACACCGACATGCATGCGTCTGGTGGGGAGCCCGGACGGGTTGATCGCGTAAAGTCGATGTTACCGATGCAGCGTGGCGGACAACCGGAAGAAGTGGCGCAGGCTATCACCTGGCTACTGAGTGAGAAGGCGTCTTACGTAACGGGCAGTTTTCTGGAGCTGGCTGGCGGAAAGTAA
- the gcvH gene encoding glycine cleavage system protein GcvH has product MSNVPAELKYSKEHEWLRKEADGSYTVGITEHAQELLGDMVFVDLPEVGATVSAGDDCAVAESVKAASDIYAPVGGEIVAVNDALSDSPELVNSEPYTGGWIFKIKASDESEIESLLDATAYEALLEDE; this is encoded by the coding sequence ATGAGCAACGTACCAGCAGAACTGAAATACAGTAAAGAACACGAATGGCTGCGCAAAGAAGCAGACGGCTCTTACACCGTAGGGATCACCGAACATGCTCAGGAACTGCTGGGTGACATGGTGTTCGTTGACCTGCCAGAAGTGGGTGCCACTGTTAGCGCGGGCGACGACTGCGCGGTTGCGGAATCCGTAAAAGCGGCTTCCGATATCTATGCGCCAGTGGGCGGTGAGATTGTGGCGGTGAATGACGCGCTCAGCGACTCCCCGGAACTGGTGAACAGCGAGCCGTATACCGGCGGCTGGATCTTCAAGATCAAAGCCAGCGACGAAAGCGAGATCGAATCACTGCTGGATGCCACTGCGTACGAGGCATTACTGGAAGACGAATAA
- the gcvP gene encoding aminomethyl-transferring glycine dehydrogenase, producing MTQTLSQLENSGAFIERHIGPDAAQQQEMLNAVGAESLNALIGQIVPKDIQLATPPQVGEAATEYAALAELKAIAGRNKRFTSYIGMGYTAVQLPPVILRNMLENPGWYTAYTPYQPEVSQGRLEALLNFQQVTLDLTGLDMASASLLDEATAAAEAMAMAKRVSKLKNANRFFVASDVHPQTLDVVRTRAETFGFDVIVDDAAKALDHQDVFGVLLQQVGTTGEVHDYSALIAELKARKVVVSVAADFMALVLLTAPGKQGADIVFGSAQRFGVPMGYGGPHAAFFAAKDEFKRSMPGRIIGVSKDAAGNTALRMAMQTREQHIRREKANSNICTSQVLLANIASLYAVYHGPVGLKRIANRIHRLTDILAAGLQQKGLKLRHAHYFDTLCVEVADKAAVLARAEAAEINLRSDIHNAVGITLDETTTRENVVQLFNVLLGDSHGLNIDTLDKDVALDSRSIQDSMLRDDAILSHPVFNRYHSETEMMRYMHSLERKDLALNQAMIPLGSCTMKLNAAAEMIPITWPEFAELHPFCPPEQAEGYQQMIGQLSEWLVKLTGYDAVCMQPNSGAQGEYAGLLAIRHYHESRNEGHRDICLIPASAHGTNPASAQMAGMQVVVVACDKNGNIDLGDLREKAAQAGENLSCIMVTYPSTHGVYEETIREVCEVVHQFGGQVYLDGANMNAQVGITTPGFIGADVSHLNLHKTFCIPHGGGGPGMGPIGVKSHLAPFVPGHSVVQIEGMLTRQGAVSAAPFGSASILPISWMYIRMMGAEGLKQASQVAILNANYIASRLKDAYPVLYTGRDGRVAHECILDIRPLKEETGISELDIAKRLIDYGFHAPTMSFPVAGTLMVEPTESEGKVELDRFIDAMLAIRTEIDRVKAGEWPLEDNPLVNAPHTQNELVAEWNHGYSREIAVFPAGVANKYWPTVKRLDDVYGDRNLFCSCVPISVY from the coding sequence ATGACACAGACGTTAAGCCAGCTTGAAAACAGCGGCGCTTTCATTGAACGCCATATCGGACCGGACGCCGCGCAGCAGCAAGAAATGCTGAATGCGGTTGGCGCCGAGTCGTTAAACGCGCTGATCGGCCAGATTGTGCCGAAAGACATTCAGCTCGCAACCCCGCCACAGGTGGGCGAGGCGGCGACCGAATACGCTGCGCTGGCAGAGTTAAAAGCCATCGCCGGGCGTAACAAGCGCTTCACGTCCTACATTGGCATGGGTTATACCGCCGTGCAGTTACCGCCGGTTATCCTGCGTAATATGCTGGAAAACCCGGGTTGGTACACCGCATATACGCCGTATCAACCAGAAGTCTCCCAGGGCCGTCTGGAAGCACTGCTTAACTTCCAGCAGGTGACGTTGGATCTGACCGGTCTGGATATGGCTTCCGCTTCTCTGCTGGATGAAGCCACTGCGGCTGCCGAAGCCATGGCGATGGCAAAACGCGTCAGTAAACTGAAAAACGCCAACCGCTTCTTTGTGGCGTCTGATGTTCATCCGCAAACGCTGGATGTTGTCCGTACCCGTGCGGAAACCTTCGGCTTTGATGTCATCGTTGACGACGCAGCAAAAGCGCTGGATCACCAGGATGTCTTCGGGGTGCTGCTGCAACAAGTGGGCACTACCGGTGAAGTTCACGACTACAGCGCGCTGATTGCTGAACTGAAAGCGCGTAAAGTGGTGGTCAGCGTAGCGGCCGATTTTATGGCGCTGGTTCTGCTGACTGCGCCGGGCAAACAGGGCGCGGACATTGTTTTCGGCTCCGCTCAGCGCTTTGGCGTACCGATGGGTTACGGCGGCCCGCACGCGGCATTCTTTGCTGCCAAAGACGAATTCAAACGCTCCATGCCAGGCCGTATTATCGGCGTCTCCAAAGATGCCGCAGGTAATACCGCTCTGCGCATGGCGATGCAGACTCGCGAGCAGCATATCCGCCGTGAGAAAGCGAACTCCAATATTTGTACCTCGCAGGTACTGCTGGCAAACATCGCCAGCCTGTATGCCGTTTACCACGGTCCAGTCGGACTGAAGCGCATTGCGAACCGCATCCACCGCCTGACCGATATTCTGGCCGCGGGTCTGCAACAGAAAGGGTTGAAGCTGCGTCATGCGCACTACTTTGACACCCTGTGTGTCGAAGTCGCTGATAAAGCGGCCGTGCTGGCGCGTGCCGAAGCGGCAGAAATCAACCTGCGCAGCGATATTCATAACGCCGTAGGCATTACGCTCGACGAAACCACCACCCGTGAAAATGTGGTGCAGTTGTTTAATGTTCTGCTGGGCGACAGCCACGGCCTGAACATCGATACGCTGGATAAAGACGTGGCGCTCGACAGCCGTTCTATTCAGGACAGCATGCTGCGTGATGATGCGATCCTGAGTCATCCGGTGTTCAATCGCTACCACAGCGAAACCGAGATGATGCGCTACATGCACTCGCTGGAACGTAAAGATCTGGCGCTGAATCAGGCAATGATCCCACTGGGTTCTTGCACCATGAAGCTGAACGCGGCCGCCGAGATGATCCCTATCACCTGGCCTGAATTTGCTGAACTGCACCCGTTCTGCCCACCTGAGCAGGCGGAAGGGTATCAGCAGATGATTGGTCAGCTTTCTGAGTGGCTGGTAAAACTGACCGGTTATGACGCCGTCTGCATGCAGCCGAACTCCGGCGCACAGGGTGAATATGCGGGCCTGCTGGCGATTCGTCACTATCACGAAAGCCGTAACGAAGGTCATCGCGATATCTGCCTGATCCCGGCCTCTGCTCACGGTACTAACCCAGCTTCCGCCCAGATGGCGGGAATGCAGGTGGTAGTGGTGGCCTGTGATAAAAACGGCAACATCGATCTTGGCGATCTGCGCGAAAAAGCGGCGCAGGCGGGTGAAAACCTGTCCTGCATTATGGTGACCTATCCATCCACCCACGGCGTGTACGAAGAAACGATCCGTGAAGTATGCGAAGTCGTGCATCAGTTTGGCGGCCAGGTTTACCTCGATGGCGCGAACATGAACGCTCAGGTCGGTATCACCACGCCAGGCTTTATCGGCGCGGATGTTTCACACCTCAACCTGCATAAAACCTTCTGCATTCCGCACGGCGGCGGCGGCCCGGGTATGGGGCCGATCGGCGTTAAATCGCACCTCGCACCGTTTGTGCCGGGTCACAGTGTGGTACAGATTGAAGGCATGCTCACCCGTCAGGGCGCGGTATCTGCCGCACCGTTCGGTAGCGCCTCCATTCTGCCAATCAGCTGGATGTACATCCGCATGATGGGCGCAGAAGGTCTGAAGCAGGCAAGTCAGGTGGCAATTCTGAATGCCAACTACATTGCCAGCCGTCTGAAAGATGCCTACCCGGTTCTGTATACCGGTCGCGATGGCCGTGTGGCGCACGAGTGTATTCTCGACATTCGCCCACTGAAAGAAGAGACCGGCATCAGCGAGCTGGATATTGCCAAGCGCCTGATCGACTACGGTTTCCATGCGCCAACCATGTCGTTCCCGGTAGCGGGTACGCTGATGGTGGAGCCGACGGAATCTGAAGGTAAAGTGGAATTAGATCGCTTTATTGATGCGATGCTGGCAATCCGCACAGAGATCGATCGTGTGAAAGCAGGCGAGTGGCCACTGGAAGATAACCCGCTGGTCAACGCGCCGCACACCCAGAACGAGCTGGTGGCGGAGTGGAATCACGGTTACAGCCGTGAAATTGCGGTCTTCCCGGCTGGCGTGGCAAATAAATACTGGCCAACGGTGAAACGTCTTGATGACGTTTACGGTGACCGTAATCTGTTCTGCTCCTGCGTGCCGATAAGCGTATATTAG
- the pepP gene encoding Xaa-Pro aminopeptidase: MTQQEYLRRRQALLAHMQPGSAALIFAAPEATRSADSEYPYRQSSDFWYFTGFNEPEAVLVLIKSNDTHNHSVLFNRVRDLTAEIWFGRRLGQDAAPEKLGVDRALAFSEINQQLHQLLNGLDTVYHAQGEYAWADEIVFTAMDKLRKGARQNMKAPAAIIDWRPMVHEMRLFKSPEEIAIMRRAGEISALAHTRAMEKCRPGMFEYQLEGEIHHEFTRHGARYPSYNTIVGSGVNGCILHYTENESEMRDGDLVLIDAGCEYKGYAGDITRTFPVNGKFTPAQREIYDIVLESLETSLRLYRPGTSIQEVTGEVVRIMITGLVKLGILHGDVDQLIADNAQRPFFMHGLSHWLGLDVHDVGVYGQDRSRILEPGMVLTVEPGLYIAPDADVPPAYRGIGIRIEDDILITEDGNENLTASVVKKADDIEALMAAARLK; this comes from the coding sequence ATGACTCAGCAAGAATACTTACGCCGTCGCCAGGCATTACTGGCGCACATGCAGCCAGGCAGCGCTGCGCTGATTTTCGCGGCCCCAGAAGCGACGCGCAGTGCGGACAGTGAATATCCGTACCGCCAGAGCAGCGACTTTTGGTACTTCACCGGTTTTAACGAACCTGAAGCCGTGCTGGTGCTGATTAAAAGTAATGACACTCATAACCATAGCGTTTTGTTCAACCGGGTACGTGACCTGACGGCGGAGATCTGGTTTGGTCGCCGTCTGGGACAAGATGCTGCCCCCGAGAAACTGGGTGTTGATCGGGCGTTAGCGTTCAGCGAAATCAACCAACAGCTGCATCAGTTGCTTAACGGTCTGGACACGGTGTACCACGCCCAGGGCGAATATGCCTGGGCGGATGAGATTGTGTTTACGGCGATGGATAAGCTGCGCAAAGGCGCCAGACAAAATATGAAAGCCCCTGCGGCGATTATCGACTGGCGTCCGATGGTGCACGAGATGCGCCTGTTCAAATCGCCGGAAGAGATAGCAATCATGCGTCGCGCCGGTGAAATCAGCGCGCTGGCGCATACCCGCGCGATGGAAAAATGTCGTCCGGGAATGTTCGAGTATCAGCTGGAAGGGGAGATCCATCATGAGTTTACCCGTCATGGTGCGCGTTATCCTTCCTATAACACCATTGTCGGCAGCGGTGTAAACGGCTGCATCCTGCATTACACCGAAAACGAAAGTGAAATGCGCGATGGCGATTTGGTGCTGATTGACGCCGGATGCGAATACAAAGGTTACGCTGGCGACATTACCCGCACCTTCCCGGTCAACGGGAAGTTCACTCCCGCCCAGCGCGAGATCTATGACATCGTGCTGGAGTCACTGGAAACCAGCCTGCGTTTGTATCGTCCGGGGACGTCCATCCAGGAGGTGACGGGAGAGGTGGTGCGCATCATGATTACCGGTCTGGTAAAACTGGGTATTCTGCACGGCGATGTCGATCAACTGATTGCCGACAACGCGCAGCGTCCTTTCTTTATGCATGGCCTGAGCCATTGGCTGGGGCTGGATGTCCACGACGTTGGCGTTTATGGCCAGGATCGCTCGCGTATCCTCGAACCGGGGATGGTGCTTACCGTCGAGCCAGGACTGTATATCGCGCCGGACGCCGACGTACCACCGGCTTATCGCGGAATTGGCATTCGTATTGAAGATGACATCCTGATTACCGAAGACGGTAATGAAAACCTCACCGCCAGCGTAGTGAAAAAGGCGGATGATATTGAGGCACTGATGGCTGCGGCGCGACTGAAATGA
- the gcvT gene encoding glycine cleavage system aminomethyltransferase GcvT, which yields MAQQTPLYEQHTLCGARMVDFHGWMMPLHYGSQLDEHHAVRTDAGMFDVSHMTIVDLRGSRSREFLRYLLANDVAKLTKTGKALYSGMLNASGGVIDDLIVYYFTEDFFRLVVNSATREKDLSWITQHAEPYAIDITVRDDLSMIAVQGPNAQAKAATLFTEEQRHAVEGMKPFFGVQAGDLFIATTGYTGEAGYEIALPNEKAADFWRALVDAGVQPCGLGARDTLRLEAGMNLYSQEMDEGISPLAANMGWTIAWEPADRDFIGREALEMQREKGHQQLVGLVMTEKGVLRNELPVRFTDAAGNAHEGIITSGTFSPTLGYSIALARVPAGIGETAIVQIRNREMPVKVTKPVFVRNGKAVA from the coding sequence ATGGCTCAACAGACTCCTTTGTACGAACAACACACGCTATGCGGCGCGCGCATGGTTGATTTCCATGGCTGGATGATGCCTCTGCATTACGGTTCTCAGCTCGACGAGCACCACGCTGTTCGCACCGATGCCGGTATGTTTGATGTGTCGCACATGACCATCGTCGACCTGCGCGGCAGTCGCAGCCGGGAGTTCTTGCGTTATCTGCTGGCAAACGACGTCGCGAAGCTAACGAAAACCGGTAAAGCCCTTTACTCCGGTATGCTCAATGCGTCGGGCGGTGTGATTGATGACCTGATCGTCTACTACTTCACTGAAGATTTCTTCCGCCTCGTTGTTAACTCCGCCACCCGCGAAAAAGACCTCTCCTGGATAACCCAACACGCTGAACCTTACGCTATCGACATCACCGTTCGTGATGACTTGTCGATGATTGCGGTGCAGGGACCGAATGCTCAGGCTAAAGCCGCCACGCTGTTTACTGAAGAACAGCGCCATGCGGTAGAAGGCATGAAGCCGTTCTTTGGCGTGCAGGCGGGTGATTTGTTTATCGCCACCACTGGCTATACCGGCGAAGCAGGCTATGAAATTGCCCTGCCGAATGAAAAAGCCGCGGATTTCTGGCGTGCGCTGGTCGACGCAGGCGTACAGCCATGTGGTCTGGGCGCGCGCGATACGCTGCGTCTGGAAGCCGGTATGAACCTGTACAGCCAGGAAATGGACGAGGGTATTTCTCCGCTGGCCGCCAACATGGGCTGGACCATCGCGTGGGAACCGGCTGACCGCGACTTCATTGGTCGCGAAGCGCTGGAAATGCAACGTGAAAAAGGTCACCAGCAGCTGGTTGGCCTGGTAATGACCGAGAAAGGCGTACTGCGTAATGAACTGCCGGTGCGTTTCACCGATGCGGCGGGCAATGCGCATGAAGGCATTATCACCAGTGGTACGTTCTCTCCGACGCTGGGCTACAGCATTGCACTGGCGCGCGTACCTGCGGGTATTGGCGAGACGGCAATCGTGCAGATCCGTAACCGTGAAATGCCGGTAAAAGTGACTAAACCTGTTTTTGTGCGTAACGGCAAAGCCGTCGCGTGA
- the ubiH gene encoding 2-octaprenyl-6-methoxyphenyl hydroxylase: MSVIIVGGGMVGATLALAISELSHGTLPVHLIEASEPDTDRHPGFDARAIALAAGTCQQLARIGVWQAIADCATSIKTVHVSDRGHAGCVTLDAQEYRIPALGQVVELHDVGLRLFALLRKARGVTLHCPDRVASVSRTQQHVEVTLENSEVITGRVLVAADGTRSALATACGVDWQQQPYEQLAVIANVTTSVPHNGRAFERFTQHGPLAMLPMSEGRCSLVWCHPLEKRDEIMAWSDEQFCRELQTTFGWRLGRITQAGQRSAYPLSLTTAVKAISHRTVLVGNAAQTLHPIAGQGFNLGLRDVMSLAETLTQAQFAAEDVGDYAVLSRYQQRRETDRETTIGVTNSLVYLFANRWAPLVVGRNVGLMAMELLTPARDALAERTLGWVAR; this comes from the coding sequence ATGAGCGTGATTATTGTCGGTGGTGGTATGGTTGGAGCGACTCTGGCGCTGGCTATTTCAGAGCTGAGTCATGGGACGCTGCCGGTCCATCTTATTGAAGCGAGCGAGCCGGATACTGACCGCCATCCGGGATTTGACGCTCGGGCGATTGCGTTGGCCGCAGGCACCTGCCAGCAGCTGGCGCGAATTGGCGTCTGGCAGGCCATTGCCGATTGCGCAACCTCGATCAAAACGGTGCACGTCAGCGACCGTGGACATGCCGGGTGTGTGACGCTTGATGCACAGGAATACCGTATTCCTGCGCTGGGTCAGGTGGTGGAACTGCATGACGTCGGGCTGCGTCTGTTTGCGCTGTTGCGCAAAGCGCGCGGCGTCACGCTACATTGCCCTGACCGGGTGGCCAGCGTGTCGCGCACCCAGCAGCACGTTGAGGTCACGCTGGAGAATAGCGAGGTGATTACCGGTCGTGTACTGGTAGCCGCTGACGGCACACGCTCTGCGCTGGCGACCGCCTGCGGCGTTGACTGGCAGCAGCAGCCTTACGAACAACTGGCGGTGATTGCCAACGTTACCACCTCCGTCCCGCATAACGGACGAGCGTTTGAACGTTTCACGCAGCATGGCCCGCTGGCCATGTTACCGATGTCAGAAGGGCGCTGCTCGTTGGTGTGGTGTCATCCGCTGGAAAAGCGAGATGAGATCATGGCCTGGTCTGACGAACAGTTTTGTCGCGAACTGCAAACGACGTTTGGCTGGCGGCTTGGGCGCATTACGCAAGCCGGTCAACGTAGCGCCTATCCGCTGTCTTTAACCACCGCGGTGAAGGCGATTAGCCATCGCACCGTGCTGGTGGGCAATGCGGCGCAGACCCTGCATCCTATTGCCGGCCAAGGTTTTAATCTCGGCCTGCGCGATGTCATGAGCCTTGCCGAAACGTTGACGCAGGCACAGTTTGCAGCCGAAGACGTGGGTGATTATGCGGTGCTGTCGCGCTATCAGCAGCGTCGTGAGACCGATCGCGAAACAACAATTGGCGTGACCAACAGCCTGGTGTATCTGTTTGCCAATCGCTGGGCACCGCTGGTTGTTGGACGTAACGTGGGTCTTATGGCGATGGAATTATTGACGCCAGCCCGCGATGCGTTGGCGGAGCGGACCCTGGGCTGGGTCGCGCGATAG
- a CDS encoding YecA family protein, protein MSIQNEMPGYTDVSQFLNQQGAGLTPAEMHGLISGMICGGNNDSSWQPLLHDLTNEGLAFGHELAQALIKMHAATSDALEDDGFLFQLYLPEGDGVSVFDRADALAGWVNHFLLGLGVTQPKLDKVTGETGEAIDDLRNIAQLGYDEDEDQEELEMSLEEIIEYVRVAALLCHDTFTRQQPTAPEVRKPTLH, encoded by the coding sequence ATGTCCATACAGAACGAAATGCCTGGTTACACCGATGTTAGCCAGTTTTTGAACCAACAAGGGGCTGGATTAACCCCGGCCGAAATGCACGGTTTGATCAGCGGGATGATTTGCGGCGGCAACAACGACAGCTCATGGCAGCCGCTGTTGCACGACCTGACCAACGAAGGTTTGGCCTTTGGCCATGAGCTGGCTCAGGCACTGATCAAAATGCACGCGGCGACCAGCGACGCCCTGGAAGACGACGGCTTCCTTTTTCAGCTTTATCTGCCTGAAGGCGACGGCGTTAGCGTGTTCGATCGTGCCGACGCGCTGGCGGGCTGGGTCAATCACTTTTTGCTGGGCCTCGGGGTTACGCAGCCCAAGCTCGACAAAGTGACCGGCGAAACCGGCGAAGCGATTGACGACCTGCGCAATATCGCCCAGTTGGGATATGACGAAGACGAAGATCAGGAAGAGCTGGAAATGTCGCTTGAAGAGATCATCGAGTACGTGCGTGTTGCTGCGCTGTTGTGCCATGACACGTTTACGCGTCAGCAACCGACCGCGCCGGAAGTACGTAAACCGACACTGCACTAA
- the ubiI gene encoding FAD-dependent 2-octaprenylphenol hydroxylase encodes MQSVDVAIVGGGMVGLAVACGLQGSGLRVAVLEQHVPQPLAADAPPQLRVSAINAASEKLLTRLGVWSDIVARRACCYHGMEVWDKDSFGRIEFDDQSMGYSHLGHIVENSVVHYALWQKAQQSADITLMAPAELQQVAWGENEAFLTLKDGSMLTARLVIGADGANSWLRNKADIPLTFWDYRHHALVATIRTEDAHGAVARQAFHGEGILAFLPLSDPHLCSIVWSLSPQEAERMQLASVDAFNQALNIAFDNRLGLCRVESERQVFPLTGRYARQFAAHRLALVGDAAHTIHPLAGQGVNLGFMDAAELIDELKRLQRQGKDIGQYLYLRRYERSRKHSAAVMLAGMQGFRELFAGANPAKKLLRDIGLKLADTLPGVKPQLIRQAMGLNDLPEWLR; translated from the coding sequence GTGCAAAGTGTTGATGTAGCAATTGTTGGTGGCGGCATGGTGGGACTGGCGGTTGCCTGCGGCTTACAGGGCAGCGGGTTACGCGTTGCCGTATTAGAACAACATGTTCCGCAGCCTCTGGCGGCGGATGCACCTCCTCAGCTTCGTGTGTCGGCCATTAACGCCGCCAGCGAAAAACTACTGACCCGTCTTGGCGTATGGTCAGACATTGTCGCCCGTCGGGCTTGCTGTTACCACGGGATGGAAGTCTGGGACAAAGACAGCTTTGGGCGCATCGAATTTGATGACCAAAGCATGGGCTATAGCCATTTAGGACATATCGTTGAAAATTCGGTGGTCCACTACGCGCTGTGGCAAAAGGCGCAGCAGTCGGCGGATATTACGCTAATGGCTCCGGCAGAACTTCAGCAAGTGGCCTGGGGGGAGAACGAAGCTTTTCTGACCCTGAAGGATGGCTCGATGCTGACTGCGCGCCTGGTCATTGGCGCGGACGGCGCAAACTCCTGGTTGCGTAACAAAGCGGATATCCCGCTGACCTTCTGGGATTATCGCCATCATGCGCTGGTGGCAACCATTCGCACCGAGGACGCGCACGGTGCAGTTGCCCGCCAGGCGTTCCATGGCGAAGGCATTCTGGCGTTCTTACCGCTCAGCGATCCGCATTTGTGCTCTATCGTCTGGTCACTCTCACCGCAGGAGGCCGAGCGCATGCAACTGGCAAGCGTTGATGCGTTTAATCAGGCGCTGAATATCGCCTTTGATAATCGGCTGGGACTATGTCGCGTAGAGAGTGAACGTCAGGTGTTTCCGCTGACGGGGCGCTATGCCCGCCAGTTTGCCGCGCACCGCCTGGCGCTGGTCGGTGATGCGGCACATACCATCCATCCGCTGGCAGGACAGGGGGTTAACCTCGGTTTTATGGATGCTGCGGAGCTGATTGATGAGCTAAAACGTCTGCAACGCCAGGGGAAAGACATCGGTCAGTACCTTTATCTGCGTCGCTACGAGCGTAGCCGTAAGCACAGTGCAGCGGTGATGCTGGCCGGTATGCAGGGGTTCCGTGAACTGTTTGCTGGCGCGAACCCAGCGAAGAAACTGCTGCGTGATATTGGTCTGAAACTGGCCGATACCCTGCCAGGCGTAAAACCACAACTCATCCGTCAGGCGATGGGATTAAACGATCTTCCTGAGTGGTTGCGCTAA